The following proteins are co-located in the Saccharomycodes ludwigii strain NBRC 1722 chromosome V, whole genome shotgun sequence genome:
- the TOA2 gene encoding transcription initiation factor IIA subunit gamma (similar to Saccharomyces cerevisiae YKL058W | TOA2 | TFIIA small subunit) → MSSTYYELYRRSTVGATLVDALDHLISEGRIEASLAMVCLEVFDRVVAEVLKEKTNSKMTIKGHLHTYRFCDDVWTFIIKNCNLKLEHIEENLLSNNDKESGKSTNEKGSTKNSNSNNDNIVDETINLQCDKLRIVACNARKSAD, encoded by the coding sequence ATGTCCTCAACTTACTATGAATTATACCGTCGTAGTACGGTAGGTGCCACATTAGTAGACGCACTAGACCATCTAATTAGTGAGGGTAGGATTGAAGCTAGTTTGGCAATGGTGTGCTTGGAAGTCTTCGACAGAGTAGTAGCGGAGGtattaaaggaaaagaCTAATTCTAAAATGACTATTAAAGGGCATTTACATACTTATAGATTTTGTGATGATGTTTGgacttttattataaaaaattgtaatttaaaattagaacATATTGAAGAAAACTTACTATCTAATAATGACAAGGAAAGTGGCAAAAGCACCAATGAAAAAGGTAGCACTAAGAATAGTAATAGCAATAACGATAATATAGTGGATGAAACTATTAATTTGCAGTGTGATAAATTGAGAATTGTCGCTTGTAACGCTAGGAAATCGGCAGATTGA
- the NUP120 gene encoding Nup120p (similar to Saccharomyces cerevisiae YKL057C | NUP120 | NUclear Pore) — MVLAKIDIDLTLGTTTQKRHYRHFFLNSGSTKLQEDVDSTKITSYDYSNTITVNKDTDYVLNYMILNDYTAIGLSLLNTAIDTPALIIHLPDFIFDRSLHNISIRVADNGGKQYILIETILQSNRIIYANLPLNMQFSLQEESISNFCQIFYPYDFQIRQPISINCVSDDLTIVTLKDGGLLSLIKHYSVKGGPNFEYETILFNDNTYLHSLTEKFFFFKKNKHNNGNSIANSANSRTGKLENFLNDNCIVSMSYLHGCEKLLTLSASLELKVWDMKHNRNVLILQEKLISIDTKNNGDSMFVNLGTYLCCLESKDQNNLVYLLVYLPIRNGVFQLYQLSGVENDKVSMDLYKEIDSTMDNKSTWSLIDLRLKYLLDSNTNNNIENLEFYVLWKNNTSCKLELWNNNNEWIKSISNKTIVDTFSPLGFTSINYNNDIRTALLNLKAQYGTYLFNYASNEIYNDDDDDDDDDDNNNTNSNNNNNNNNNNDERIIQLESLLKQLKRVIFEPSSLAFYSNDIPIINNLSDFPYFSVYKWDSINVKDDQLTNYLGIVQNFIKILPFNEICQTISKDFIAMVQNDTPISSGFDDLVVRRDLKKYVNQGALDRFVNELSKIDDFISVLNNLIENYIHNTTQTRAGLISSILPNTLDTSLILESLNRSVIQLNELILKILFTFTVLEFDYNLLKSHIGKLLKMHYMTELWLTLYKLDKSELIMVLFHQYSQYGHGFVINNGMDSLINITEYLFSQLIDYSNFEPVFYKLYCKKLSSGNNTVTKTNEALDFNYFVGTPFSLNNSMAQQYLLGLLQYKCANYDQCYEIMTTKNKTLCEFKLPSIISRNLPAWSKSLIGSSGNASKFKDSIFFYELSLLFYKASNYTNSLKCIKKSIAISSLKEIEQEQGETKSNAPANFKKNQIKHYIDVLSIFDNFKEIMDVLILNSNDYTAIDDDSRYKYYEKLLLNHDLFYQTIIDLSLSDELILPLKDYNMIDNLLLLTKDRNCNLLLTNTGEITGTNTKFQDYLKVFNFRLSNENTRKAVEIMYEYYQMGDESNSEYRENARTLIVNILSSYKNEKDRWFLDSKGQIILLKDL, encoded by the coding sequence ATGGTTTTAGCCAAAATTGATATAGACCTAACTTTGGGTACAACTACACAAAAGAGGCATTACcgccatttttttttgaattcgGGCTCTACTAAGCTCCAAGAAGATGTGGATTCCACTAAAATAACTTCCTATGATTATTCAAACACAATCACTGTCAATAAAGATACAGACTACGTTTTAAACTACATGATTTTGAATGACTATACTGCAATCGGGTTGTCTCTATTAAACACAGCCATTGATACACCTGCATTAATTATTCATTTGCCTGATTTCATATTTGATCGTAGTTTACATAATATATCCATTAGAGTTGCTGATAATGGTGGAAAACAGTATATTTTGATCGAAACAATTTTGCAGTCTAATAGGATTATTTATGCCAATTTACCCTTGAACATGCAATTTTCTTTACAAGAAGAAAGTATATCTAATTTTTGTCAGATTTTTTATCCATATGATTTCCAAATTAGACAGCCTATTTCAATTAATTGTGTTAGTGACGATTTAACCATTGTTACTTTAAAGGATGGCGGTTTGTTAAGTTTGATTAAGCATTATAGTGTTAAAGGCGGTCCCAATTTTGAGTACGAAactattttattcaatgaCAATACATATTTACATTCCTTGACtgaaaaattcttttttttcaaaaagaataaacataataatggtaacaGTATCGCTAATAGTGCGAACAGCCGTACTGGTAAACTGGagaattttttgaatgatAATTGTATTGTTAGTATGTCATACTTACATGGTTGTGAAAAATTACTTACATTGAGCGCCTCGTTAGAATTGAAAGTTTGGGATATGAAGCATAATAGAAATGTCTTAAttttacaagaaaaattgatttCTATTGATACAAAAAACAACGGGGATTCTATGTTTGTAAACTTGGGCACGTATTTATGCTGTTTGGAAAGTAAAGACCAGAATAATTTGGTGTATTTGCTAGTGTACTTGCCTATTAGAAATGGTGTTTTCCAACTTTATCAACTGTCTGGTGTGGAAAATGATAAAGTTAGTATGGACTTGTATAAAGAAATCGATTCGACGATGGATAATAAATCTACTTGGTCATTAATAGATTTGAGGTTGAAATACTTGCTTGACTCCaacaccaataataacattgaAAATCTAGAGTTTTATGTTTTATGGAAGAATAATACTAGTTGCAAGTTGGAATTAtggaataataataacgaatGGATTAAatcaatatcaaataaaacaattgtAGATACGTTTTCTCCATTAGGTTTTACTAgtattaattataataacgATATTAGGACTGCTTTGTTGAATTTGAAGGCTCAATATGgtacttatttatttaattatgcATCCAATGAAATctataatgatgatgatgatgatgatgatgatgatgataataataatactaatagtaataataataataataacaacaacaacaacgatGAACGCATTATTCAATTAGAGTCCTTGTTGAAGCAACTGAAACGAGTTATATTTGAGCCATCTTCTTTAGCATTTTATTCAAACGATATTcccattattaataatttatctgATTTCCCATATTTTTCTGTTTACAAATGGGATTCTATTAATGTTAAAGATGATCAACTAACTAATTATCTAGGGATTGtgcaaaattttataaaaattttgccGTTCAATGAAATTTGCCAGACAATTTCTAAAGATTTTATTGCTATGGTCCAAAACGATACGCCGATAAGCTCCGGCTTTGACGATTTGGTGGTTAGAagagatttaaaaaaatatgttaatCAGGGTGCCTTGGACCGGTTTGTTAATGAATTGAGTAAAATTGATGATTTCATTTCGGttttaaacaatttaaTAGAGAATTACATACACAATACTACACAAACAAGAGCTGGGCTGATTAGTAGTATTTTGCCCAACACTTTGGATACCTCTTTAATTTTGGAATCATTAAATCGCTCAGTTATTCAGTTAAACGagttaattttgaaaatattattcacTTTTACAGTTTTGGAATTTGATTACAACTTGTTAAAGTCGCATATTggaaaattattgaaaatgcATTATATGACAGAATTATGGTTAACTTTGTATAAACTAGACAAAAGTGAGTTAATTATGGTGTTATTTCATCAGTACAGTCAATATGGTCATggatttgttattaataacgGTATGGACTCcttaattaatattactgAGTATCTGTTTTCTCAACTTATTGACTATTCCAATTTTGAACctgttttttataaattatattgcAAAAAACTATCATCtggtaataatactgtGACAAAAACGAATGAAGCTTTAGAtttcaattattttgttggcACGCCATTTAGTTTGAATAATTCTATGGCACAACAATACTTGTTGGGGTTATTGCAGTATAAATGTGCAAATTATGACCAATGCTATGAAATTATGACAACTAAGAATAAAACATTGTGTGAATTTAAATTGCCATCTATTATATCAAGAAATTTGCCAGCATGGAGCAAATCTTTAATTGGTAGTAGTGGTAATGCCTCTAAGTTCAAGgattctatatttttttatgaattatcgttattattttataaagcCTCGAACTATACCAATTCATTAAAATGTATTAAGAAGTCTATAGCAATAAGTTCACTTAAAGAGATTGAACAAGAACAAGGGGAAACTAAATCGAATGCTCCAGCAAACTTCAAAAAgaatcaaataaaacattatatCGATGTTTTGAGtatatttgataattttaagGAGATTATGGATGTTTTAATTCTAAATTCAAACGATTATACTGCTATTGATGACGATTCAAGATACAAGTATTATGAAAAACTGCTATTGAACCACGATCTGTTTTATCAAACTATTATTGATTTGAGTTTATCTGATGAATTGATACTACCCTTGAAAGATTATAACATGATCGACAACTTGTTGCTTTTAACTAAAGATAGGAACTGTAATTTGCTGTTAACAAACACAGGAGAAATTACAGGTACCAATACCAAGTTCcaagattatttaaaagtgtttaattttagatTGAGCAACGAAAATACGAGAAAGGCTGTTGAAATTATGTATGAATATTATCAAATGGGTGATGAAAGTAATAGTGAGTACAGAGAAAATGCACGTACTTTAATTGTTAATATATTGTCCAGTTATAAAAACGAGAAAGATAGATGGTTTTTGGATTCAAAGGGTCAAATTATccttttaaaagatttgtga
- a CDS encoding putative methyltransferase (similar to Saccharomyces cerevisiae YMR027W | metal-dependent phosphatase part of the DUF89 protein family): MTSTTDKQSSTSIPPVFHNNDKGTFGYYTATERWPIIISNCINDLDNHLNQLSANLLKEGVADYELIESSGKVIKNKILALRKDIVKGDVLLEKFPEKLIAKRPIYKDFNLYLENPDDGQPPNSLTWANSGWLFSEVYLYNRIHQYFLESGSAYWIKQFDIFNAVKQSTFKSSIYGVLELAIKYKNLHPKFINELTYNAEGTNLDTLQILFNEFVEISLWGNATDLSLLTNATLEDIKSIQGAEARKKSESKILINDTKRAWEHLLSSNKNEKSGKRVDIICDNSGFELYADLLLALFLLDTRIVDKVVFHSKDIPYMVSDVMNKDLTILLNDLMDPSFFPRNDNTNDDPFTFLADHVIEYLNSEKIIIKDDPFWTNYFDYWSIDSNSEGSAIYNEFIESKTSLIIFKGDLNYRKLTGDRRWDRTTPFKAAIGPLSHNGLPILSLRTCKADVVVGLSDGVDEKLCKEWEALGHEYGSWWCSSGKWAVICFSEGTS; this comes from the coding sequence aTGACCAGTACTACTGATAAGCAAAGTTCCACGTCTATCCCACCAGTGTTTcacaataatgataaaggAACATTTGGTTACTATACTGCCACAGAAAGATGgcccattattattagcaacTGCATTAATGATTTGGATAATCACCTAAACCAGTTATCTGCAAATTTACTCAAAGAGGGGGTAGCAGATTATGAATTGATTGAATCTTCTGGAAAAGTGATCAAGAATAAGATACTCGCTTTGAGAAAAGATATTGTAAAGGGTGATGTCTTACTAGAAAAATTTCCTGAAAAACTAATTGCTAAAAGGCCCATCTATAAGGATTTCAATCTTTACTTGGAGAATCCTGATGACGGTCAACCTCCTAATTCGCTAACGTGGGCCAATTCTGGTTGGTTGTTTTCTGAAGTTTATTTGTACAACAGAATCCATCAGTATTTCCTTGAATCTGGCTCTGCTTACTGGATTAAGCaatttgatatatttaatgCCGTGAAACAATCTACTTTTAAGTCTAGTATCTACGGTGTTTTGGAACTGGCTATTAAATATAAGAATTTGCATCCCAAATTTATCAACGAATTGACCTACAATGCAGAGGGCACCAATTTAGACACTCTGCAGATTCTTTTCAACGAATTTGTTGAAATTTCGTTGTGGGGTAATGCTACCGATCTATCATTATTGACAAATGCCACCTTAGAAGATATTAAATCAATTCAAGGCGCTGAAGctagaaaaaaatcagAATCCAAAATATTGATCAATGATACAAAAAGGGCATGGGAACATTTATTATCGTCTaataaaaacgaaaaatCAGGCAAGAGGGTTGACATTATTTGTGACAATTCTGGTTTTGAGTTATATGCCGACTTATTGTTGgcattgtttttattggaCACTAGGATTGTGGATAAAGTTGTTTTCCATTCCAAAGATATTCCATACATGGTTAGTGACGTTATGAATAAGGATTTAACTATCTTATTAAACGATTTAATGGACCCAAGCTTTTTCCCCCGTAACGACAATACTAATGATGATCCTTTTACGTTTCTTGCTGATCATGttattgaatatttaaactctgaaaaaataattattaaggATGATCCATTCTGGACCAATTACTTTGATTATTGGAGTATTGATTCTAATTCTGAGGGTTCTGCTATATACAATGAATTTATCGAGTCCAAAACCtctttaattattttcaaaggTGATTTAAATTATCGTAAATTAACTGGTGATAGAAGATGGGACAGAACAACCCCCTTTAAAGCAGCTATTGGACCTTTAAGTCATAACGGATTGCCCATCCTGAGTTTAAGAACTTGCAAAGCAGATGTCGTCGTTGGGTTGTCTGATGGTGTAGATGAAAAATTATGCAAGGAGTGGGAAGCTTTGGGACACGAGTATGGTTCGTGGTGGTGCAGTAGTGGTAAATGGGCTGTTATATGTTTTTCCGAAGGCACTAGCTAA
- the UBC7 gene encoding E2 ubiquitin-conjugating protein UBC7 (similar to Saccharomyces cerevisiae YMR022W | UBC7 | UBiquitin-Conjugating enzyme): protein MPPSRVTAQRRLLKELQHLNKDCPEGIIAAPISDDNLFEWDCLIQGPPDSPYENGVFNAKLNFPSDYPLSPPKLIFTPSILHPNIYPNGEVCISILHPPGADPNMYELAEERWSPVQSIEKILLSVMSMLSEPNVESGANIDACKLWRDNRKEYEKQVKDNVKHSLGL from the coding sequence ATGCCACCATCCAGGGTCACAGCACAAAGACGATTACTGAAAGAACTGcaacatttaaataaagattGTCCTGAGGGTATCATAGCGGCCCCTATATCAGATGATAATCTATTTGAGTGGGATTGTTTAATCCAAGGGCCACCAGATTCACCATATGAAAATGGTGTTTTTAATGCAAAGTTGAATTTCCCTAGCGACTATCCATTAAGTCCACCAAAATTGATCTTTACACCAAGTATACTCCAcccaaatatttatccCAACGGAGAAGTTTGTATTTCTATATTACACCCACCTGGTGCTGATCCAAACATGTATGAATTAGCTGAGGAAAGATGGTCACCTGTTCAAagcattgaaaaaatattattaagtGTCATGAGCATGTTGAGTGAACCTAATGTGGAAAGTGGTGCCAATATAGATGCCTGCAAGTTATGGAGGGATAATAGAAAGGAATATGAGAAACAAGTTAAAGATAACGTTAAGCACAGTTTAGGTTtatag
- the TAP42 gene encoding Tap42p (similar to Saccharomyces cerevisiae YMR028W | TAP42 | Two A phosphatase Associated Protein), translated as MSLLQEYNKLIHDIETKILKTTIRQDTKEFQDELSSIFNSLLTLKQKIFNNLALFSENEQLEDVPTANLKYLTTDYYLALLLSKKQAVVPNLKTTDTATSLSNSDSFYISNRNKIKLGFLTKSVQLYMQFLVTLSDYEILDDKLIRKINSFNKTYSPTLEELSGVLSSSKQLSPEKKRNWKIEIFKSEKEVAEKVKLLEEKFKLTSKENDVDDELLREVYVNQLKQLSYKAYSAIEGNLYESEFLKNFSTTDAITEANQKSHDQERSTKDKTGYTERLETLNKPLLSKNGKVLRNFTLLDKKDQLKSQVFGHGQYGPTMTVEEFLDNEFASGRVLQGGEEKLDYYEDEQNEDNENWADRQTYKAREWDNFTESHAKGSGNTMNRG; from the coding sequence ATGTCCTTATTACAAGAATATAACAAGTTAATACACGATATTGAAACTAAAATCTTGAAAACAACGATAAGACAAGATACTAAAGAATTTCAAGATGAGTTGTCTTCCATATTCAATAGtttattaacattaaaacaaaaaatattcaacaaTTTAGCCTTATTCAGTGAAAATGAACAGCTAGAAGACGTACCAACAGCAAATTTAAAGTATTTAACCACAGACTATTACTTGGCACTATTGCTTTCCAAAAAACAGGCAGTCGTACCCAACCTAAAGACCACTGATACTGCCACTTCTCTTTCTAACAGTGATAGTTTCTATATTAGCaacagaaataaaattaaactgGGGTTTTTAACCAAAAGTGTTCAATTATATATGCAGTTTCTAGTCACATTAAGCGATTATGAAATATTGGATGATAAATTGATAAGAAAAATCAACAGTTTTAATAAAACCTATTCTCCAACACTGGAGGAATTATCTGGAGTGTTATCTTCCTCCAAACAGCTGTCTCccgaaaagaaaagaaattggaaaatcgaaatttttaaaagtgaAAAGGAAGTAGCTGAAAAAGTTAAGCTTTTAGAAGAAAAGTTCAAGTTAACAAGCAAAGAAAATGACGTTGATGATGAATTATTAAGAGAAGTGTATGTTAATCAGTTAAAACAGTTGTCATACAAAGCATACAGTGCTATTGAGGGTAATTTGTATGAGtctgaatttttaaagaatttttcCACTACAGATGCAATTACTGAAGCCAACCAGAAATCACACGACCAAGAACGATCAACAAAAGATAAAACTGGTTATACTGAAAGGTTAGAAACACTAAATAAACCGTTGTTGTCTAAAAATGGTAAAGTGTTGAGAAATTTTACTCTATTAGACAAAAAGGATCAATTGAAAAGCCAAGTCTTTGGACATGGTCAATATGGACCAACAATGACTGTTGAAGAGTTTCTAGATAATGAGTTTGCTAGTGGTAGGGTTTTACAAGGTGGcgaagaaaaattagattACTATGAAGATGAACAAAATGAAGATAATGAAAACTGGGCTGATAGACAGACTTACAAAGCCCGTGAATGGGATAATTTTACAGAGTCCCATGCAAAGGGCAGTGGTAATACAATGAATAGGGGATGA
- a CDS encoding uncharacterized protein (similar to Saccharomyces cerevisiae YHR048W | YHK8 | presumed antiporter of the major facilitator superfamily): MSFIPSQFPSASTDNLLNNDSTDNSTSAVLLNDFKSFYNEKLKSFPKEFFNFGHFTKPINSIQSLNSLTTFLITMSTIFSSRVLPNFKYFYYNYLVLTLFGLIIYTFSVGKIALFFSFLFIILYFGILMKFLYSNGESDEFTIYRTNFSIHKKSFIFFGIIVVAPLIIVSGPVQIIWDTLFVALFIVLPHGVFYDPVYHSTIESQQV, translated from the coding sequence ATGAGTTTTATCCCAAGCCAGTTCCCATCTGCCTCAACAGACAATTTACTAAACAATGACTCCACTGACAACAGTACATCTGCGGTCTTATTAAATGATTTCAAATCCTtttataatgaaaaattgaaatcttttccaaaagaatttttcaactttGGTCACTTTACCAAGCCAATAAACTCAATACAGTCATTAAACAGTCTCACAACATTTTTGATTACGATGTCAACAATTTTTAGCTCAAGAGTTTTACCCAACTTTAAATACTTCTACTATAATTACTTGGTGTTGACTTTGTTTGGTTTAATAATCTATACCTTTTCAGTTGGTAAAAttgcattatttttttcgtttttatttattatattatattttggtATATTAATGAAATTTCTTTATTCCAATGGTGAATCCGACGAATTTACAATTTATAGAACTAATTTCTCTATacacaaaaaaagttttatttttttcggTATTATCGTTGTTGCTCCATTGATTATAGTCTCCGGCCCTGTGCAAATTATTTGGGACACTCTGTTTGTGGCTTTGTTTATCGTCTTACCTCATGGCGTATTCTATGATCCAGTTTACCACTCTACCATCGAAAGCCAACAAGTCTAA
- the FBA1 gene encoding fructose-bisphosphate aldolase FBA1 (similar to Saccharomyces cerevisiae YKL060C | FBA1 | Fructose-1 6-Bisphosphate Aldolase): MGVEEVLSRKTGVIVGEDVHKLFKYAHEKGFAIPAVNVTSSSTVVSVLEAARDSKSPIIIQTSNGGAAYFAGKGIANTNQYASIHGAIAAAHYVRSIAPSYGVPVVLHTDHCAKKLLPWFDGLLDADEAYYKQHGEPLFSSHMLDLSEEPDEENIGLCAKYFKRMSKMDQWLEMEIGITGGEEDGVNNEHIHASRLYTTPETVYKVHEALSKISPNFSIAASFGNTHGMYKPGNVVLKPELLGDYQSYAAKQLGLKEGSKPLFLVFHGGSGSSDKEFTTAIKFGCVKVNLDTELQYAYLTGIRDYILTKKDYLSSTVGNPEGAGKPNKKYFDPRVWVREGEKTETEKVKERLHVFNADGQL; encoded by the coding sequence atgGGTGTCGAAGAAGTTTTATCTAGAAAGACCGGTGTTATTGTCGGTGAAGATGTTCACAAGTTGTTCAAATATGCTCACGAAAAAGGTTTCGCTATCCCAGCCGTTAACGTTACCTCTTCCTCCACTGTTGTTTCCGTTTTGGAAGCTGCTAGAGACTCCAAATCTCCAATCATCATTCAAACCTCTAACGGTGGTGCTGCTTACTTTGCTGGTAAGGGTATTGCTAACACTAACCAATACGCTTCTATCCACGGTGCTATTGCCGCCGCCCACTATGTTAGATCCATTGCTCCAAGTTACGGTGTCCCAGTTGTTTTGCACACTGACCACTGTGCCAAGAAATTGTTGCCATGGTTTGATGGTTTGTTAGATGCTGATGAAGCTTACTACAAGCAACACGGTGAACCATTGTTTTCCTCTCATATGTTGGATTTGTCTGAAGAACCAGATGAAGAAAACATTGGTTTGTGTGCTAAGTACTTCAAGAGAATGAGCAAGATGGACCAATGGTTGGAAATGGAAATTGGTATCACTGGTGGTGAAGAAGATGGTGTTAACAACGAACACATTCACGCTTCTCGTTTGTACACTACTCCAGAAACTGTTTACAAGGTTCACGAAGCTTTGTCCAAGATTTCTCCAAACTTTTCTATTGCTGCCTCTTTCGGTAACACTCACGGTATGTACAAACCAGGTAATGTTGTTTTGAAACCAGAATTGTTGGGTGACTATCAAAGTTACGCTGCCAAGCAATTGGGTTTGAAAGAAGGTTCTAAACCATTGTTTTTGGTTTTCCACGGTGGTTCCGGTTCCAGTGACAAAGAATTCACCACTGCCATCAAATTTGGTTGTGTCAAGGTTAACTTGGATACTGAATTGCAATATGCTTACTTGACTGGTATCAGAGACTACATCTTGACCAAGAAGGACTATCTTTCTTCCACTGTCGGTAACCCAGAAGGTGCTGGTAAGCCAAACAAGAAGTACTTTGACCCAAGAGTCTGGGTTAGAGAAGGTGAAAAGACTGAAACTGAAAAGGTTAAGGAAAGACTTCACGTTTTTAACGCTGACGGTCAATTGTAA
- the MPE1 gene encoding cleavage polyadenylation factor subunit MPE1 (similar to Saccharomyces cerevisiae YKL059C | MPE1 | Mutant PCF11 Extragenic suppressor) has protein sequence MSSTIYYKFYSQKDISRLPFDGTGITVFDLKKDIININALGDGTDFQLKLYNPDGMEEYVDDTQVIPRSSTVIAKRAPATKSIHSNVNTGMRISNATRYVIGKPKIFKKLGTTNNTAATNTTVMNTLLRSGNSNISGNSGPVSEEDRIANMFANQEVQWEQTQKEMSQAVPIFHSKNSSAMQSSHIEAPPPPGYMCYRCGAKDHWIKNCPTNSNPNFEGKRIKRTTGIPKKFLKTVSIDPSTMSNEDIENVNLMITQDGKFVVQMEDDKTWEDYQRKKEQQGRNLDRDGQSHRFGNTGVYRRNYFSELPDDLRCPLTDGLIKDAVVTSQCCKKNVSRKVMEDALLESDFICPLCKKHDIYLDSLEPNEDLRRKVNAYIEEHASNVKSNSENTSTVNGANNVGTNSDSSGNVGNGNQPENNGTNKRKTATTTGTTNVETDSNGSNKKLKMPIVPPVPIPPFVFPMFPLPPFPPTNTLNGHMGNNNGNINNK, from the coding sequence ATGTCCAGCACTATATATTACAAGTTTTATTCCCAAAAAGATATATCAAGATTGCCCTTTGATGGGACAGGAATAACTGTctttgatttaaaaaaagacataATAAACATCAATGCCTTGGGTGATGGCACTGACTTCCAGTTGAAACTATATAATCCGGATGGTATGGAGGAATACGTTGATGATACGCAAGTCATACCAAGAAGTTCAACAGTCATAGCTAAAAGAGCCCCAGCAACTAAGTCTATCCACAGTAACGTCAACACTGGTATGAGAATATCTAATGCCACAAGGTATGTTATAGGCAAACCCAagatattcaaaaaattaggCACAACCAATAACACGGCCGCCACCAATACCACCGTCATGAATACACTACTTAGGTCaggtaatagtaatatttcTGGCAACAGTGGTCCTGTTTCTGAGGAGGATCGTATTGCTAATATGTTTGCCAACCAAGAGGTTCAATGGGAACAAACACAGAAGGAAATGAGTCAAGCCGTGCCTATTTTCCATTCTAAAAATAGCTCAGCGATGCAATCATCACATATCGAAGCGCCACCTCCACCCGGATATATGTGTTATAGATGTGGTGCCAAAGATCACTGGATCAAAAACTGTCCCACCAATAGTAACCCCAATTTCGAGGGCAAAAGAATCAAAAGGACTACGGGTATCCCTAAAAAATTCTTAAAGACCGTTAGTATCGATCCATCCACCATGAGTAATGAGGATATAGAAAATGTCAATTTGATGATTACACAAGATGGGAAATTTGTTGTACAAATGGAAGATGACAAAACATGGGAAGATTATCAGCGTAAAAAGGAACAACAAGGGAGAAATCTGGACCGAGATGGCCAATCTCATCGTTTTGGAAATACTGGTGTATACAGAAGAAATTACTTTTCTGAATTACCGGATGATTTAAGATGCCCACTAACTGATGGACTAATTAAAGATGCGGTTGTCACTAGTCAAtgttgtaaaaaaaatgttagtaGAAAAGTTATGGAAGATGCTTTATTGGAAAGTGATTTTATATGCCCCTTGTGTAAAAAAcatgatatatatttagaCTCTTTAGAGCCAAACGAGGATTTGAGAAGGAAAGTCAATGCTTATATAGAAGAACATGCTTCGAATGTAAAGAGTAATAGTGAAAACACCAGCACTGTCAATGGAGCCAATAATGTTGGTACCAACAGCGATAGTAGTGGGAATGTGGGGAATGGTAATCAACCAGAGAATAACGGTActaacaaaagaaaaactgcTACAACAACGGGTACAACTAACGTAGAAACAGATAGTAATGGTAGTAACAAAAAACTGAAGATGCCAATAGTGCCCCCAGTTCCAATTCCGCCTTTTGTATTTCCAATGTTTCCGCTGCCACCATTTCCACCGACGAATACTCTAAATGGTCATATgggcaataataatggtaatatcaacaataaGTAA